In Vitis riparia cultivar Riparia Gloire de Montpellier isolate 1030 chromosome 19, EGFV_Vit.rip_1.0, whole genome shotgun sequence, the following proteins share a genomic window:
- the LOC117909598 gene encoding 3-hydroxybutyryl-CoA dehydrogenase, whose translation MAEVRSIGVVGGGQMGSGIAQLAAVHGVDVWLHDTDAEALTRATKSISTSIQRFVSKGQLSQEVATGALQRLRCTSNLEELCSADVIIEAIVESEDAKKKLFSELDKLAKGSAILASNTSSISITRLALATSRPRQVIGMHFMNPPPIMKLVEIVRGADTSEETFNLTKALAERFGKTVICSQDYSGFIINRILMPMINEAFFTLYTGVATKEDIDTGMKLGTNHPMGPLELADFIGLDVCMSIMKVLHAGLGDSKYVPCPLLQQYVDAGRLGRKRGIGVYNYRKVTGATNLSSRI comes from the exons ATGGCAGAGGTCAGGAGCATCGGAGTGGTGGGCGGCGGTCAGATGGGTTCGGGAATCGCCCAACTCGCCGCCGTGCACGGCGTCGACGTTTGGCTTCACGACACCGACGCCGAGGCTCTTACCAGAGCCACCAAATCCATCTCCACTTCCATCCAACGTTTCGTCTCCAAAGGACAGCTCTCTCAG GAAGTAGCTACTGGTGCTCTGCAACGTCTACGATGTACCTCAAATTTGGAGGAACTTTGTTCTGCAGATGTTATAATTGAAGCAATCGTTGAATCTGAGGATGccaagaaaaaattattttctgaatTAGATAAGCTTGCAAAGGGTTCTGCTATTTTAGCATCTAATACAAGTTCTATTTCCATTACTCGTCTAGCTTTGGCAACTAGCAGACCACGCCAG GTTATTGGTATGCATTTTATGAATCCTCCTCCTATCATGAAACTGGTTGAGATTGTGAGAGGTGCAGATACATCAGAAGAAACTTTTAATTTGACAAAGGCCTTGGCAGAGAG GTTTGGCAAGACTGTGATATGCTCTCAGGATTATTCTGGGTTCATCATAAACCGGATTCTAATGCCAATGATTAATGAAGCATTTTTCACACTCTATACTGGGGTGGCAACAAAGGAGGACATTGATACAGGAATGAAGCTGGGAACAAACCATCCAATGGGTCCTTTAGAGCTTGCAGATTTCATTGGTTTGGATGTCTGTATGTCAATAATGAAAGTTCTTCATGCTGGCCTAGGGGACAGTAAATATGTTCCCTGTCCTCTTCTCCAGCAGTATGTTGATGCAGGTCGCCTTGGGAGAAAACGAGGAATTGGGGTTTACAACTATCGTAAAGTAACAGGAGCAACCAACCTATCATCTCGAATTTGA